The Maledivibacter sp. genomic interval AAAGGAGATAGAAAACCTAACACCGGATCTAATGGATAGGCTTTTATTCGATGATATACCTTACTTGGAGGTTGCTAGAAAAGAGCATGATGTCTTTGCGGATATATTTAGGAGTAATGGAGTAGAAGTAGTTTATCTTGAGGATTTAGCCGCAGAATCACTTAATGACGATGACATTAAGAACAGCTTTATTGATGAATTTATTGAAGAAGCAAATATAGGAGCAATAAGAAAGAGAGAGCTGGTAAAACAATATCTTTTAAGCTTTTCCAATAATAAAGATATGGTAGAAAAAATGATGGGCGGAATTAGAAAGGAAGAGATAGATTCAAAGACAAAATCCTCCTTATCTGATATCATAGGATCAAATTATCCCTTTATAATAGATCCAATGCCAAATCTTTATTTCACAAGGGACCCCTTTGCCACCATAGGTAGTGGAATTTCTTTAAATCATATGAAAACTATCACTAGAAATAGGGAAACATTGTTTGCTAAATATATATTTAATTATCATGACGACTTTAAAAATGCTACCATTCCCCTTTGGTATAACAGGGAAGAACATACCTCCATGGAAGGGGGAGATCAGCTTATACTTAGTGATGGGGTTATTGCCGTTGGGGTATCTGAAAGAACGGAGGCGGCATCTGTGGAAAAATTGGCTAGAAGGATATTTGAGAAGGATGAAAGCTTTGAGGTGGTTCTAGCCTTTGATATACCTAAAAAGAGAGCATTTATGCATCTGGATACAGTATTTACCATGGTGGATTATGATAAATTCACTATTCATCCTGGCATAGAAGCTCCCCTTACAGTTTATTCATTGAGGAGAGGAAAAAATCCTAAGAACTTGATAATAGAGGAGGAAACCATGGAGCTAAGGGATATTCTTAAGAAATATCTTGAGCTTGATGATGTAAAGCTGATTCGCTGTGGAAATGGCAATAGAATAGACGCAGCTAGGGAACAGTGGAATGACGGATCAAATACCCTCGCAATTTCACCTGGAGAGGTGATAGTGTATTCTAGAAATCATGTTACAAATAGACTTTTAGAGGAGCAGGGCGTAAAATTGCACATTATGCCATCCTCGGAACTATCACGAGGTCGTGGAGGCCCAAGGTGCATGAGCATGCCCCTTTTTAGAGAAAACCTGTAAATATATATTAAAAGAAGTAGATAATTAGATTTATCTACTTCTTTTTTTTCTTTAATTAGCATATATATGATATACATGACCAAGTTCTACTTATCTTTAATAAATAACTGCAAGCAAAAACCTTAAAACTTTGAAATTAGGGACATTCAAAAATGAATAAGCCATCTTACTCGTCCCTTGAATTATTCCGTAACTTGACGTGGTTATTTTTCTCATATGTCTTAAGAACTTTTTTGTCATATTTTTGTGTCCATAAAATATTAATATAGTAGGAATTCTATAGTAAATTGTAAGGGGGATGGGATTAAATGTCCGTAGGGTTAATTAAGGAAATGCTTAAATTAGATAGAATGGTTGGTTCTGAAAATGTTCAAGCACTTGTGGAAAGTGATATAGTTGTTCCTGATTCTAAGCCAGATATCCATAATATTTTATCAGCAGAGGGTAACGTAAATATAAGCGATAGGGAAATAATGCAGGGCAAAATCGTAGTTCAAGGTACAGTGAGTTATAAAATACTATATACTTCAGATGATCAAGATAAGCTTCTATACAGTATGAAGGCATCCAATGGATTTACTCAAAATATTGAAATGGACAATATAGATGGGATGATGGAGCCTGAGGTTAATTACAATATAGAACATATGGATTTCGGTATAATGAATGAAAGGAAGATATCAGCACAAACGGTTTTAAATTTAACTGGTAAGGTATTTAAAACTGAAGAAGTTGACATTGTAAAGGAAGTTGAGGGTGTAGAAGATATTCAAGCATTAAAGGATACCGTGACATATGATAATTCAATTGGAAACAATTCATCCCAAACTGTTTTAAGGGAGAACTTTGAATTGGGAGAAGACGATGCAGAGATTACAGAGGTACTACAGGTAAATGGCAATGCTGTAATTAATGAGAAAAAGGTAACGGATAATAAGGTAATAATAGGTGGAAATGTTAATGTAAATATGCTTTATGCTACGGATGAACCAAGGAACCCAGTACATGAGCTAAAGCATGAGATACCATTTACCCATTTTGTTGAGGTTCCAAAGGCTGAAAATGATATGGATTGTAGGGTGGATGTAAATATAGATGAAGTTTATACAGATGTAAAGAAAAATATAAATGAAGAAAACAAGGTTTATGATGTGGAGGTTGTTTTAAAGGCAAATGTTAAGGTTTACAAAAAGGTTGAAAAGGAAGTCTTACTGGATGCTTATTCTCCAACAAGAAAGTTGAATATACAAACAAATGACTTCAAGTTTATGAAAAATATTGGAAGTAATTCTTCCCATGCTGTTATAAAGGAGACCATAGACACACCAAATGACTATCCAAGTATATTTAAAGTATTTACAGTAAAGGCAAGACCAGTAGTAACGGATTATAGGATGATAGAAAATAAAAATATCATAGAGGGATTTATAGATACAAATGTTTTATATATGGCTGATACGGAGGAAATGCAGGTACAATCATTTAATCAAGAGGTTCCATTTAGACACTATGTAGAGGTCGAGGGTATGAATGAAGATATGGAAGCCGATGTGAAGCTAGATATACAAGACGTTGATTTTACTGCCATAAACTCAAAACAAATTGAAGCCAAATTTAGCTTGAATGCCCATAGCGAAGTAAATAAAGAATATGAAATGAATGTATTGATTAATATTGAAGATTTAGGAGAAGTAGATGATGATGACAACAAAGCCAGTATAACAATTTATTTTGTTCAAGAAGGGGATAATCTATGGGATATAGCTAAAAGATACAATACAACTGTAAATGAAATTTTACAGACCAATGAGATCACAGATTCCGAGGAAGTTAAGGCAGGAAATAAAATAATAATTCAGAAAAACTATGAATATAAGTTTTAGATTAGGAAATTTTATAGCTCTTACTTGGATAAGTTGCATAATACATCTGGTATGGCCTCGGAGATTTTAAAGTCATATATAGTAGATGACTTTCATAGAACATAATTATTCAATTTCCTCAGATAATAAAAAATGAAAGTTTTTGGTTAAAATATATCATAAAAAACATAAATTATAAAAAATCCGTAGTCGACTACGGATTTTTTGTTTATAATAGTAAGTGTGCAAGAAAAATTGTATTCAGTATATTGTATTTCTAAATACACAAGCCTTTATAACTGGTCTTCATTGGAAAAGAGGTGCATGGTATGTATGACATTAATTTAAAGGCACCGGCAAAGATAAATTTGTCACTAGATGTATTAAATAAAAGAGAAGATGGCTATCATAATGTTAAAATGGTGATGCAGCAAATAACTTTGTATGATGAAATATTTATGAGAAAAATTGAAAAAGGCATTACATTAACCACCGATTGTGGTTTTTTACCTACTGATATATCGAATATTGCTTATAAAGCAGCCGATTCCATGTTCGAAAAATACAATATAAATAGTGGAATCCATATAGATATTAAAAAGAATATTCCTATCGCAGCAGGTTTAGCCGGAGGAAGTAGTGATGCAGCTAGTGTTATAAAGGGAATAAATAGTTTGTTTGATCTAAACCTTTCTATAGAAGAAATGATGGAGATAGGAACTCCAATTGGTGCAGATGTTCCATTTTGCATATTAGGTGATGGAGCCCTTGCGGAAGGTATAGGAGAAAAGCTTAGTCCTATTAAAGGGCTAAGAAGCGGTTGGATAGTTTTATCAAAACCCAATATATGTGTATCTACTGCAGAAGCATATTCAAATTTAAATTTAGATCATATCGAAGATAGGCCGAATACAGATCTGCTATTAAAGTCCCTTGAAATAGATAATTTGTACAATATAGCTAATAATCTAAACAATGTTTTTGAAGTAGGGATATTTAAAAAGCATCCTATAGTAAAAATAATCAAAGAAAAAATGCTTGAATATGGGGCACTAGGTAGTTTGATGAGTGGCAGTGGACCAAGTGTATATGGAATTTTTAAAGATTATAATAAGGCAAAATCAGCATATGAAAAATTGAGACTTTTATATAATCAAACTTTTTTAGTTAGGTCTTATAACGGGAGGCAGTAAAATGACGGAATCAAAATCTAATAAATTAGAGATTAGTAATTATAAACCCTTAAGAGAAATTGTATTTGAATACCTAAGGAATTCTATTTTAAGTGGAGAATTAGAACCTGGAGAAAGACTTATGGAATTACAGCTTGCACAGCAACTTGGGGTTAGTCGAACACCTATTAGGGAAGCCATAAGAAAGCTTGAGTTAGAGGGCTTTGTGGAAATGCTCCCTAGAAAGGGTGCCTATGTAGCCGATGTATCAATTAAGGATATCTTAGATGTATTGGAGGTTAGGATGTTTCTTGAGGGATTAGCTACAAACTTAGCTGCTGAGAGAATGACTGACGAAGAAATAGAAGAGTTAAAGGTTATATTACAAAAGTTTGAAGATGAAATAGAAACTATGGAAAAACAGGAAATGATTAAACTGGATAATAAATTCCATGATACCATAATTAAAGGGTCTAGGAATAATAAACTTATGCAGATAGTTCAGGGATTACAAGAGCAATTTCAAAGGTTTAGAGTGATTTATTTTAATGAATACAGCGAACATCAAGATTTGATTAAATATCATAGGGCCATAGTTAAAGCGATTGCCGACAGGGATTCAAAAAAAGCCCAGGAGTATGCTCAAACCCACGTTGAGATGATAGAGGAATCAATAATAAAGTGGAAAAAGAAAAATGAAAAGTGATATATAAGATAACAAAAAAATAATCCAAAGGACAGTATGCTTTTGGGTTATAAGTTTAAAGTTTTTATAATTAGGGGGAAAGGCTTAGGCCTTTCTCAGGCTGCTTAACAAACCCGAATTTCTTCGTTGTTGCTTCAAGCAAGAACCCTTACGTATGTCTATATACGCTTCGGTCTCTCGCTTTCAGCACGCCTCGAACTTCAGTTTGTTAAGCAGCCTGCCATCTGGTTGACTTTGTCAACAATCTGGGAAAGGCTTAGGCCTTTCTTTATTTTTTTGTTTAAAAGAATGATCTTGAGTCCTAGAACTTTTCACTTAGAACTTAGAATATCCATGTATATCCTAATACAATTTTGCAAACTCTAAGTAAAGGAAATTTTCGTAAAGGAAGTGACTTAATGTCAATAGAACCTGAAAAAATTAAAAGCTTGGCTACTATGTATCTTCTATTGATGATAATAGGAGTTTCAATTTTTTCTATTTTTATAGATTCTAAGGCCCTAAGGAAGAAGAAGTTAAAAAAAGAAGCAAAAGCCTGTAGGTTTATTGGATACGTATATTTGATTGGGGGAGTCACTTTTTTTGTGGTAATGAAATATGTTCTTTAAAAAAGTATAGCCCATAGGCTATGTTTGGAGGTATTATATGGATTTTTATGAAAAGCTCTTCAAGCCTAAGGAAGATATTCAAAACAAAATAAATATAACCAAGAGTTTGGAAGAAAATCTAAAAGCCATAAAAGGGATGTTAAATAATTGCGATGACGTAGTATATAGAGAATTTAACGTTGGAAAAAATCAGAGGCTAAAATTTGCCACTGTATATGCAGAAGGACTTGCAGATAAGGTTATAGTAAATGAATATGTTTTAAAAAATCTTATGATGCTTGCAAGAATAACCGAGCCAGAAGTAAATACTATAAGGGAAAAGGTCTATGACCTTATAAAGGATGGCGTACTATCGGTATCGGATTTAAAGGAAGTAGATAATCTAAATCATGTTGTAGATAATATATTGACGGGGGAAACAGTTCTTTTAATTGATAAATGGGATAAGGCTATAGTTATCGCTTCAAAGGGATGGCCTATGAGGGGAATATCTGAGCCACAATCCGATGTGGTGATAAGAGGTTCTCGTGAAGGCTTTACAGAGACTTTGAGGGTTAATACTGCATTAGTTAGAAGGAGAATCCGGGACCCAAAATTTAAGATAAAGCAGATGCAGATTGGGGAGAGATCAAAAACCGATGTTGCAGTACTATTTATAGATGGATTGGTTAACCAAGATATATTACAAACCGTGGTCTATAGGTTAAAAGCAATTGAAATAGACAGCATTATGGAAAGTGGGTATATAGAACAGCTCATAGAGGATAATTGGAGGTCTCCATTCCCCCAGATTCAAGGGACTGAAAGGCCAGAAAAGGTGGCAGCCAGCCTTTATGAAGGAAAAGTTGCCATTATCATCGATAATACCCCTTTCTCATTAATAGTACCTACTACATTTAACACCTTGCTTCAAGCTTCGGAGGATTATAATGAAAGATTCCTAATTTCAAGTGCCATAAGAATACTTAGATATCTGGCCATGGTTGTATCGATTTCACTGCCTGCATTATACATTGCCATGCTCTCTTACCATCCGGGTATGATTCCAACGGAGCTGGCCCTTTATATAGCAGGAAATCGGGATGGAGTACCCTTTCCAGCCGTGATAGAAGCCTTTATCATGGAAGCCGCCCTGGAGCTGCTCAGGGAGGCGGGAATAAGACTACCTGGGCCCATAGGATCTACCATAGGTATAGTGGGGGGCTTAGTCCTTGGTCAAGCCGCCGTTGATGCAGGGATAGTTAGTTCTTTGATGGTTATAGTCGTTGCAATAACTGCCATTGCCGCTTACTCTATTCCTAATTACAGCTTTGGTATTTCATTTAGACTATTAAGATTTACATATATGGTGGCAGCAGGCTTTTTGGGACTTTATGGAGTGATGCTCGGAATTTTAATCACACTTATCCATCTATGTAATTTAA includes:
- the arcA gene encoding arginine deiminase, translating into MTETRALLNVRSEIGKLKKVLLHRPGKEIENLTPDLMDRLLFDDIPYLEVARKEHDVFADIFRSNGVEVVYLEDLAAESLNDDDIKNSFIDEFIEEANIGAIRKRELVKQYLLSFSNNKDMVEKMMGGIRKEEIDSKTKSSLSDIIGSNYPFIIDPMPNLYFTRDPFATIGSGISLNHMKTITRNRETLFAKYIFNYHDDFKNATIPLWYNREEHTSMEGGDQLILSDGVIAVGVSERTEAASVEKLARRIFEKDESFEVVLAFDIPKKRAFMHLDTVFTMVDYDKFTIHPGIEAPLTVYSLRRGKNPKNLIIEEETMELRDILKKYLELDDVKLIRCGNGNRIDAAREQWNDGSNTLAISPGEVIVYSRNHVTNRLLEEQGVKLHIMPSSELSRGRGGPRCMSMPLFRENL
- the ispE gene encoding 4-(cytidine 5'-diphospho)-2-C-methyl-D-erythritol kinase; its protein translation is MYDINLKAPAKINLSLDVLNKREDGYHNVKMVMQQITLYDEIFMRKIEKGITLTTDCGFLPTDISNIAYKAADSMFEKYNINSGIHIDIKKNIPIAAGLAGGSSDAASVIKGINSLFDLNLSIEEMMEIGTPIGADVPFCILGDGALAEGIGEKLSPIKGLRSGWIVLSKPNICVSTAEAYSNLNLDHIEDRPNTDLLLKSLEIDNLYNIANNLNNVFEVGIFKKHPIVKIIKEKMLEYGALGSLMSGSGPSVYGIFKDYNKAKSAYEKLRLLYNQTFLVRSYNGRQ
- a CDS encoding GntR family transcriptional regulator → MTESKSNKLEISNYKPLREIVFEYLRNSILSGELEPGERLMELQLAQQLGVSRTPIREAIRKLELEGFVEMLPRKGAYVADVSIKDILDVLEVRMFLEGLATNLAAERMTDEEIEELKVILQKFEDEIETMEKQEMIKLDNKFHDTIIKGSRNNKLMQIVQGLQEQFQRFRVIYFNEYSEHQDLIKYHRAIVKAIADRDSKKAQEYAQTHVEMIEESIIKWKKKNEK
- a CDS encoding spore germination protein, with the translated sequence MDFYEKLFKPKEDIQNKINITKSLEENLKAIKGMLNNCDDVVYREFNVGKNQRLKFATVYAEGLADKVIVNEYVLKNLMMLARITEPEVNTIREKVYDLIKDGVLSVSDLKEVDNLNHVVDNILTGETVLLIDKWDKAIVIASKGWPMRGISEPQSDVVIRGSREGFTETLRVNTALVRRRIRDPKFKIKQMQIGERSKTDVAVLFIDGLVNQDILQTVVYRLKAIEIDSIMESGYIEQLIEDNWRSPFPQIQGTERPEKVAASLYEGKVAIIIDNTPFSLIVPTTFNTLLQASEDYNERFLISSAIRILRYLAMVVSISLPALYIAMLSYHPGMIPTELALYIAGNRDGVPFPAVIEAFIMEAALELLREAGIRLPGPIGSTIGIVGGLVLGQAAVDAGIVSSLMVIVVAITAIAAYSIPNYSFGISFRLLRFTYMVAAGFLGLYGVMLGILITLIHLCNLKSFGVPYLSPFVYNMSIKDLKDTFIRAPLHKMKRRPEYIAKNDKDKLVNHFSRDYLKKGEDDSG
- a CDS encoding DUF3794 domain-containing protein: MSVGLIKEMLKLDRMVGSENVQALVESDIVVPDSKPDIHNILSAEGNVNISDREIMQGKIVVQGTVSYKILYTSDDQDKLLYSMKASNGFTQNIEMDNIDGMMEPEVNYNIEHMDFGIMNERKISAQTVLNLTGKVFKTEEVDIVKEVEGVEDIQALKDTVTYDNSIGNNSSQTVLRENFELGEDDAEITEVLQVNGNAVINEKKVTDNKVIIGGNVNVNMLYATDEPRNPVHELKHEIPFTHFVEVPKAENDMDCRVDVNIDEVYTDVKKNINEENKVYDVEVVLKANVKVYKKVEKEVLLDAYSPTRKLNIQTNDFKFMKNIGSNSSHAVIKETIDTPNDYPSIFKVFTVKARPVVTDYRMIENKNIIEGFIDTNVLYMADTEEMQVQSFNQEVPFRHYVEVEGMNEDMEADVKLDIQDVDFTAINSKQIEAKFSLNAHSEVNKEYEMNVLINIEDLGEVDDDDNKASITIYFVQEGDNLWDIAKRYNTTVNEILQTNEITDSEEVKAGNKIIIQKNYEYKF